Part of the Halobaculum halobium genome, GTGGATGCCGAAGTCGATCCCGACTGCGAGCAGCAGCGGCGGGACCGAGATCATCATCTGGCTGAACGGAATTCCCACGAGTCCGAGGAACCCGAACGTCCACACGACCGCAAGCAGCAGCGCGAACGACCCCAGAAGGAGATCGATCAGGTCACGGTACGCGACGATCAGAAAGCTGATGATCAGCAGGACCGCCGCGGGCGTAACGATGATCAGCGAGTCGGTGATCACCGACGAGAACTCCGCGGAGATGATCCCCGAGCCGAACACGGTGATGTCCCCCCCGACGGTGTCGACGACGCGCTGGCTCCTGAGTTGGATGTCGGTCAGCGGGCTGGACCCGCTCTGCCCGGCCGCCGCACCGCCCCCGCCCGCGCCCGGTATCTCGTGGGTTACGACGCCGATCGTGGCCGACGCCGACGCCGACTCGGCGTTGAAGTCGTCGGAGACGCCGCCGGTGAACGCCGGACTGTCCGCGTTCTCACGGATCGCTTGGTCGATCTCCGTGGGTGTCGATCGTTCGAGCGCGCGGATCTGCGCCTCGGTCGTGGTCGCGTCCGGGTCGATCGTTCGCGCGACCGTCGCCGCCGGGGACGACACGCCGACCACCCGCAAGCCGTCCGTCTCCTGAAGCCGATGTTGTGCCTCGAGCATCCGTAACAGCGCGGGTTTCGAGAGGACGTTCCGGTCCCGCTGGACGAGCTGCGTCGAGCCGGTGTCCTCGGAGAACGACGAGCCGAACTCGCGCTGGATGTCCGAGAGGGCCTCCTCGGCGGGGATCCCCGAGGTAAACTGCTCGGTGCCCGCCGCCGTCGAAACGTTCGCAAGGCCGCCGCTGAACACCACCGTCAGCAGCAGGAACGCCGCCACGATCCGTCCCGGGCGCTCCGTGATCTCCGTGGCGACCGCGGCGGTGAGCCCCTCGTCCGTCATCTGTTGCGCCGAACGTAGACGGCGGCGACGACGCCAAGAACGACGACGACGGCGGCGACACCGATGGCGCCGAGCGGGAGCCCACTCCCGCTGGAGGCGGTCGCCTCGATCGGCACGTTGTACGTGTCCGAGATCAGGGAGTCACCGTCGCTCGTCTCGTAGCGGAAGTCGACGCTCGCGGGGTACGTCTTGCCGGTGATCGCGCTTCCGGCGACCGAGAGGTCGAACGTCACCTGTCTCGTCTCACCGGGAGGGATCTCGTCGATGAACCCCTCGTCGTCCCCGGACGACAGCGGCGCGTCGAGGAACAGCTTCGCGGACACGTCGCGCACGGGCTCCTCGCGGTTGTTCGTCACGTCGAGCGTGAGCGTTCCGCCGCTTCCGGCCTCGAAGGACCCGTTGACGGCGCTCACCGCGAACTCGTCACGGGACTCGGCGATCGCGACGGGAGCGTCGATCGTATCGCCGGTGCGTCGGGTCCCCTCCCGATCCCGGTACTGGACGCGCAGCGTGAACTGACGCGGGCCAGCCTCGGCGGCGTCGGACACCTCGATGTCGAACGCGAAGTTGGCCGACTCGCCGGGTTCGAGCGTGCCGACCGCGACTTCCGGCTCCAGCGGCGAGACGTTCGGGTTCGTCGTCTCGAACAGCACGACCGCGTTCGTCACGGTCTGCTCGCCCGTGTTTGTCACGGTTCCGGTGACCGCTCCTTCCTCGCCGACGCGGAGAGTGCTCTCGAGGTCGTCGACCCCGAACGACTGTTCTGGCACGGGCAAGACGCCGAACGAAAGTGGGCGAGAGGTGGCCGACGCGCCGTCTTCGTTCTCGTATTCCACGGTGGCGTCGACCGCGTACTCGCGCGTCTCGGCGGAGTCGACGAGCGTCGCGTCCACCTCGACGGTTCGCGTCTCGTTGGGACCGAGGGCGCCGATGAACCGACGGGCGCTCGGCGACTGCCCGAACGTGAGGTCGCTGTTGCCGGACTCGAAGGCCAGCACCGCGTTGTTGGCCGACTCCCCGCCGACGTTGCGCACCGTCACAGACACCGTCCCCGAACCGCCGACGGGAGCCGCCGACTCGACGCCCTCGAGCTGGAATCGGGCGCGCTCTTGCACGCGGACCGTCGCGTACACGGTCGTCGTGACAACCTCATCGTCGTCGTCCTCGTCGCGGTACTTGACGGTGACGGGGAGGCGGTGCTCACCGCCGGGGACGTTCGCGGCGACATCGATCTGCACCGTCACCGCGCGGGTCGCACCGTCGCCCATCCGTCCGAGTTCTCTCGTCGACGAGAGCACCTCGACGCCGTCGACGTCACCGACGGTGGCGTTCACGTCGAGCGCCGGTTCGGCGCGGTCGTCGCGGTCGGCGGCGTCGTTCGTGAGTTCGATCGTGAGCTCTTGGGTCGCCCCGGGCTGGAGCACCGGTTCGGCCACGTCGGTTTCGAATCTGGGGTCCTCGTCGGCTGCGACGACACCGACGAACCCGGCGCCGACGGCCGAGATCACCAGTACTGCGGCGAACAACAGCGGGGTAAGACGGCGTGACATCGGAGTTGTCTAACCGTTCAGTCAGGCACGCATATAACATATCGGAAACCGTCACGAAACGGTCACGGTGTTTCTCGGTCGCGCCGGTCACACCGTGACCGTGTACTTGTCGCGGAGGTGGGCTAGCACCGTCTCGACGACGCCCGCGTCGTACGTCCAAAAGCCGTAGAACCGGCGCTCGTCGGCCTCGCCACGCTCCTCGGCGAGGAGCGCGCAGGCGTCGTTCGGGTTGCCGCCGCCGTCGAACACGACGAACCACGAGCGCCGGATCTCCGCGTTGTCCACCTGGTGGATCGTCACGCCCTCGATATCGGGCGTGTCGTCGCTCGGCGCGCAGTAGGTGTGGATGTCGATGTCCTTCGTGGCCAGATCCTCGTAGACGCCCTTCTGGGCGCGGATCGCGCCGACGCGCTGGAAGCCGGCGTGGAGTTCGCCGGCACCCGCGCGCCACGCGCGGTCCTCCATCTCGCGGGTCGCCGCCATCATCCGTGGGATGTCGTAGGACGTGAACGTCGTGCCGTCGAGATGCTCGAGGATCGGCGCGAACGCGCTCTGCTCACCCGGGCCGACCGCGATGTCGCCGTCGAGATGTCGGAGGTCCACCGCCGCGAGCACCTCGTCGTCTTGATCGTCCGACAGGACCACGTAGCCGGAAAGCCCGCTGTCGGTCGTCCCCTCCTCGATCTGAACCGCCTGCGAGGCGAAATACTCGCGCAACTCGGCGATCGCGTCGGCGTTCGGCGGATCGAACACCGTCAAGCGCTTCTCTCGCCCCTCGACGGTATCGATAACTGCCCGGAGTGACATCTGAGCGTAGCCGAGATACAGCGGGCACCGGTAAAAGCCTATCACCGACGTGCGCGGATGGAGCAAAACCAGCGTGCCGGTACCGAAGGCACTCGATATCACCCAGACACGACGTCGAACTCGGCCAACGAGTCGATCACAACGTGAGCCTCGACGACGTCGCGCTCCTCGGTCATCGGGTCGTCGACGGCCGCTAGCGTCTCTTCGGCGTCTGCAAGCAGCCGCGACTCCAACTCGGTCTGGTCGGGTTCACCGCGCGTCTCGTTCAACAGCGCCTCGAAGTCCTCTCTGAGGTCGAACGACGCCCGGGCGACGTTGCACCGGGAGAGGGGGTTCATCCCGAGGTCGACGACCAGGTCGGTGACCGTCTCCCAGTCAGACGCACAGAAGTGGATCGACACCTCACCGACGATGTCCCGCCACGCGATTGGCGCGGAGTGTTTCATCAACTGCACCGCTCGCGGGGGGATGTCGAGACGAGCGACGGTGTCAGGCGAGTCACACAGGCAGCACGGCTGCTCGGTTCGGCCCGTGTACATGGGCGATATGTGGGACTGACCGGGGAAACGTTCGTCGGCACCGGCGGGTGATCGTCGCATCCGCGGCGACGGTCAACAGTCACGTCCCTGGCGACGACCGGTAGTCGCGTCTGCGACGCTGTAGTAGTGGCAGCGTTTCGATAATTATCGATCCGCAGAGATCGTGGCCACGCGATCGGGCCCAGAATCCGCGTTTCGGCCGCCCTCGTGTAGGGTCTTCGCTCGGTGACGCCCGTGTAACCCGGTTACTCGTATGTCAGGGAAATTATAAGTCTAAGTGGCGTGTACTGTAGATCGATGTACGATACGATCCTGCTGCAGGGTGCATCCGACCTGTTTGCCAGCGCCGGCTCCGCGGAGGTCTTCCTCCTCTCGCGGCTGCTGTTCGGCTTCGTCCTCGCGTTCATGGGACTGAACCACTTCATGATGACCGACGGGCTCGCCGGGTACTCGGAGGCGAAGGGGATTCCCGCGCCCCGCCTCGCGACGCTGTTCTCCGGCGGCCTGTTGATCGTCGGCGGCGTCGGCGTCGCCGCCGGCGCGTTCGTCGCCGTCGCCGCCGGCGGACTCGCGGTGTTCCTCCTGCTGTCGGCGGTCACCATCCACGACTTCTGGGCGGTGCCCGAGGACCAGCAGCAAGACGAGATGACCTCGTTCCTGAAGAACACCGTCATGGCCGGTGCGTCGCTGGCGTTCCTCGCGCTCGCGTCGGCGCCGTGGCCGTACGCGCTGAACGTCTCGCTCTTCTAGGACGTCGGTCGCCAGACCGTTCGCTGGGGAAGCGAGTTCCTCTCACCGGCGAGACGAACTGTCGAGCCGGCGGGCTTTTGTCGCCGGCGCGTCCCCCTCACGACATGCGAATCGGGTTCCTGCTCAACCCCGTCGCCGGGATGGGCGGCCGAGTCGGGCTGAAGGGCACCGACGGGAAGGTCGCCGAGGCGCGCGCCCGCGGCGCCGAGCCGCGGGCGCCCGACCGCGCAGGCCGCGCGGTCAACGCACTCGCCGAGCGTGCCCCCGATGCAGAGCTGTTCGCGTGGGACGACCCGATGGGCGCGGCTGAGGCGCGTGCGGCCGGGTTCGATCCCACGGTGCTCGGCTCGCCCGCCGACGCCGACGGCGCGGAGACCACCGCCGCGGACACCCGCCGCGCCGTCGAGGCGTTTCTCGAAGCCGACGTCGCCCTCGTGTTGTTCGTCGGCGGCGACGGCACCGCCGCGGATGTCGCCGAGACGCTGGAGGGGACTGACACCCCGATGCTCGGCGTCCCAGCTGGCGTGAAGGTGTACTCCTCGGTGTTCGCCGTGTCCCCGGAAGACGCAGCCTACGTGGCCGCGACGTTCGATCGCACCGAGCGCCGCGAGGTGATGGACATCGACGAGGACGAGTACCGCGAGGGCGAGGTCCACCCCGAGCTCCGGGCCGTCGCGCACGTGCCCGTCGCCGAGGCGCTCCAGTCGGGGAAACAGACGAGCGCCGGCACCGTCGAATCGCTCGCCGAGGGCGTCGCCGACGACGTTCGCGCCCGTCCGGAGACGACGTGGGTGCTCGGCCCGGGTTCGACCGTCGGCGAGGTCAAAGAAGAACTGGGGTTCGAGGGCTCGCCGATCGGCGTCGACGTGTACCGCGGCGGCGACGTGCTTGCGCTCGACGCCGCCGAGACCGAGGTTCTCGGCGCGCTGGGCGACGACAACGTCATCGTCGTCACGCCCATCGGCGGCCAGGGCTTCGTGTTCGGCCGCGGCAACCCCCAGCTGTCGCCGGCGGTCATCCGCGAGTGCGACCTGGAGATCGTCGCGTCCCGGGACAAACTCGACGACCTCCGGGTGCTGCGCGTCGACACCGACGACCCCGAACTGGACGAGGCGCTCCGGGGCTGGGTGAAGGTGCGGGTCGGGCGCTTCGAACGGCGCATGATGAAGATCGTGTGATCTCTGCGGACGACCGCCCACGAGCGCCGCACTTGAATGATCGGATCGATCCTTACATATCTGCCTAGAATATAATGAACACAGGGTCAAGGTTAAGGTCGTATAGAGACTTCCCTCGCGTATGGAAACGCGGAAGGTTCAACGGCTGGGGCCCTCGACGCTGGCGATGACGCTGCCGGCCGAGTGGGCGAAAGAACAGCACGTCGAGAAGGGCGACGAGGTGTCGCTGCGGATGGGCGGCAAGGGGACGCTGACGGTGCTGCCCGAGTCCGCGAGCACCGAGGACGCGGAGGCGACGCTGCACGCCGACAACCTCGACGCTGACGCGCTGGAGCGGGCGATTCTCGCACAGTACGTGCTCGGGCGGCGCGTGATCAACATCACCACCGAGGACGGCGCGCTCGGCTCGGACCACATCAACGCGGTGTACAAGGCGGAGACGCAGCTCATGGGGCTTG contains:
- a CDS encoding COG1361 S-layer family protein, whose protein sequence is MSRRLTPLLFAAVLVISAVGAGFVGVVAADEDPRFETDVAEPVLQPGATQELTIELTNDAADRDDRAEPALDVNATVGDVDGVEVLSSTRELGRMGDGATRAVTVQIDVAANVPGGEHRLPVTVKYRDEDDDDEVVTTTVYATVRVQERARFQLEGVESAAPVGGSGTVSVTVRNVGGESANNAVLAFESGNSDLTFGQSPSARRFIGALGPNETRTVEVDATLVDSAETREYAVDATVEYENEDGASATSRPLSFGVLPVPEQSFGVDDLESTLRVGEEGAVTGTVTNTGEQTVTNAVVLFETTNPNVSPLEPEVAVGTLEPGESANFAFDIEVSDAAEAGPRQFTLRVQYRDREGTRRTGDTIDAPVAIAESRDEFAVSAVNGSFEAGSGGTLTLDVTNNREEPVRDVSAKLFLDAPLSSGDDEGFIDEIPPGETRQVTFDLSVAGSAITGKTYPASVDFRYETSDGDSLISDTYNVPIEATASSGSGLPLGAIGVAAVVVVLGVVAAVYVRRNR
- a CDS encoding DICT sensory domain-containing protein; translation: MSLRAVIDTVEGREKRLTVFDPPNADAIAELREYFASQAVQIEEGTTDSGLSGYVVLSDDQDDEVLAAVDLRHLDGDIAVGPGEQSAFAPILEHLDGTTFTSYDIPRMMAATREMEDRAWRAGAGELHAGFQRVGAIRAQKGVYEDLATKDIDIHTYCAPSDDTPDIEGVTIHQVDNAEIRRSWFVVFDGGGNPNDACALLAEERGEADERRFYGFWTYDAGVVETVLAHLRDKYTVTV
- a CDS encoding DoxX family membrane protein yields the protein MYDTILLQGASDLFASAGSAEVFLLSRLLFGFVLAFMGLNHFMMTDGLAGYSEAKGIPAPRLATLFSGGLLIVGGVGVAAGAFVAVAAGGLAVFLLLSAVTIHDFWAVPEDQQQDEMTSFLKNTVMAGASLAFLALASAPWPYALNVSLF
- a CDS encoding ATP-NAD kinase family protein translates to MRIGFLLNPVAGMGGRVGLKGTDGKVAEARARGAEPRAPDRAGRAVNALAERAPDAELFAWDDPMGAAEARAAGFDPTVLGSPADADGAETTAADTRRAVEAFLEADVALVLFVGGDGTAADVAETLEGTDTPMLGVPAGVKVYSSVFAVSPEDAAYVAATFDRTERREVMDIDEDEYREGEVHPELRAVAHVPVAEALQSGKQTSAGTVESLAEGVADDVRARPETTWVLGPGSTVGEVKEELGFEGSPIGVDVYRGGDVLALDAAETEVLGALGDDNVIVVTPIGGQGFVFGRGNPQLSPAVIRECDLEIVASRDKLDDLRVLRVDTDDPELDEALRGWVKVRVGRFERRMMKIV